One part of the Methylobacterium mesophilicum SR1.6/6 genome encodes these proteins:
- a CDS encoding class 1 fructose-bisphosphatase, producing the protein MAISAAIGTPLEACLAQAVSANPALKDAATVIAAVARSAVEISERIGRGALSGDLAAAGEHNSDGDVQKALDVIAHESVTAALRAAPVAEVASEEAEEVMRLNPDAPLAVAIDPLDGSSNIGVNMAVGMIFGIRPSIKDPANPLASFTTPGSAQIAAGFVTYGPATALILTLGDGTQSYVLDRAEGQFRLTSPAMSVPASAKEFAINASNARHWDAPVKAYIEDCQRGTEGPRDKDYNMRWLASLVADIQRVLTRGGVFLYPGDARKNYARGRLRLLYEVAPVAMLVEQAGGAATDGQTRILDLVATGIHERAPLVCGSTEEVSCVAAYYGGGKPDAGRSPLFGQRGLMRS; encoded by the coding sequence ATGGCAATTTCAGCGGCGATCGGGACACCCCTCGAGGCCTGCCTGGCGCAGGCCGTGTCGGCCAACCCGGCCCTGAAGGACGCCGCCACGGTGATCGCGGCGGTGGCGCGCTCGGCGGTGGAGATCAGCGAGCGGATCGGGCGCGGCGCGCTCAGCGGCGACCTCGCGGCGGCCGGCGAGCACAACAGTGACGGCGACGTCCAGAAGGCGCTCGACGTCATCGCGCACGAGAGCGTGACCGCCGCCCTGCGCGCCGCCCCCGTCGCCGAAGTCGCCTCCGAGGAGGCCGAGGAGGTGATGCGGCTGAACCCGGATGCGCCGCTCGCCGTCGCCATCGACCCGCTCGACGGCTCGTCCAACATCGGCGTCAACATGGCGGTGGGCATGATCTTCGGCATCCGGCCGTCGATCAAGGATCCCGCTAACCCGCTCGCCTCGTTCACGACGCCCGGCTCGGCACAGATCGCCGCCGGATTCGTGACCTACGGCCCGGCCACCGCGCTGATCCTGACGCTCGGCGACGGCACGCAATCCTACGTGCTGGACCGCGCGGAGGGGCAGTTCCGCCTGACGAGCCCGGCCATGTCGGTGCCGGCCTCCGCCAAGGAATTCGCCATCAACGCCTCGAACGCCCGGCACTGGGACGCTCCGGTGAAGGCCTACATCGAGGATTGCCAGCGCGGCACCGAAGGCCCGCGCGACAAGGACTACAACATGCGCTGGCTCGCCTCCCTGGTGGCCGACATCCAGCGCGTGCTCACCCGTGGCGGCGTGTTCCTGTACCCGGGCGACGCCCGGAAGAACTACGCCCGCGGCCGCCTGCGGCTGCTCTACGAGGTCGCCCCCGTGGCGATGCTGGTTGAGCAGGCCGGCGGCGCCGCTACCGACGGCCAGACGCGCATCCTCGACCTGGTGGCCACCGGCATCCACGAGCGCGCGCCGCTGGTCTGCGGCTCCACCGAGGAGGTGAGCTGCGTCGCCGCCTATTACGGCGGCGGCAAGCCCGATGCCGGCCGCTCGCCGCTGTTCGGCCAGCGCGGCTTGATGCGCTCGTAG
- a CDS encoding LysR family transcriptional regulator, producing the protein MRNLSLKQLQAVAAVARLGTMTRAAQELNVTSAALYARIRQLEEEAGLLLFDRTPGGLKPTDAGREMLWAIDSINTVLETCTDRLRTLRGAEGGRVALGVVSTAKYFAPQVIAGFVKKHPGVEISLSVRNRGQTVEALRGYEIDFALMGRPPRDFPIEAATFGPHPIVLIAPPGHPLAGKSGLNREDLADQPFFLREEGSGTRMVFEEFMAGVLVKRAPLDIDTGSNETIKQAVMAGLGIALLSVHSVAAELESGRLVLLDVKGLPIRRDWYAVRRADKVLGPAASAVWSYLMSEGARSLPGVAQSGLALAGARA; encoded by the coding sequence ATGCGCAACCTCTCCCTCAAGCAGCTCCAGGCGGTCGCTGCGGTGGCCCGCCTCGGCACCATGACCCGGGCGGCGCAGGAGCTGAACGTCACCTCGGCCGCCCTCTACGCGCGCATCCGCCAGCTGGAGGAGGAGGCCGGGCTCCTGCTGTTCGACCGGACGCCCGGGGGCCTCAAGCCGACCGATGCGGGCCGCGAGATGCTCTGGGCGATCGACAGCATCAACACCGTGCTGGAGACCTGCACGGACCGGCTGCGCACCCTGCGCGGGGCCGAGGGCGGGCGCGTCGCTCTGGGCGTCGTCTCCACCGCCAAGTACTTCGCCCCGCAGGTGATCGCCGGCTTCGTCAAGAAGCATCCCGGCGTCGAGATCAGCCTGTCGGTGCGCAACCGCGGCCAGACCGTCGAGGCCCTGCGCGGCTACGAGATCGACTTCGCCCTGATGGGCCGGCCGCCCCGGGACTTCCCGATCGAGGCCGCGACCTTCGGGCCGCACCCGATCGTGCTGATCGCCCCCCCGGGGCACCCGCTGGCGGGCAAGTCCGGGCTGAATCGCGAGGATCTCGCCGACCAGCCGTTCTTCCTGCGCGAGGAGGGCTCGGGCACCCGCATGGTGTTCGAGGAATTCATGGCCGGCGTGCTGGTGAAGCGGGCGCCGCTCGACATCGACACCGGCTCGAACGAGACCATCAAGCAGGCGGTCATGGCCGGGCTCGGGATCGCGCTGCTCTCGGTCCATTCGGTGGCGGCCGAGCTGGAGAGCGGCCGTCTCGTGCTCCTCGACGTGAAGGGCCTGCCGATCCGGCGCGACTGGTACGCGGTCCGGCGCGCCGACAAGGTGCTCGGGCCGGCCGCCTCCGCGGTCTGGTCGTACCTGATGTCGGAGGGCGCGCGCAGCCTGCCCGGCGTCGCGCAGAGCGGGCTGGCCCTCGCGGGAGCCCGGGCGTGA